One genomic window of Desulfuromonas sp. AOP6 includes the following:
- a CDS encoding YegP family protein, producing MAGKFELKKAKDGQFMFNLKASNGQVILTSELYKTKASAENGIESVRKNAVREGAFEVRENAKGEPYFILKATNGQEVGRSEYYSSKAAMENGIASVSKNAPDAKVDDITA from the coding sequence ATGGCCGGGAAGTTCGAACTGAAGAAAGCAAAGGACGGGCAGTTCATGTTCAACCTGAAGGCAAGCAACGGGCAGGTAATTTTAACGAGTGAGCTGTACAAGACCAAAGCCAGCGCGGAGAATGGCATCGAGTCGGTGCGTAAAAACGCCGTGCGCGAAGGGGCTTTTGAAGTCAGGGAGAACGCCAAGGGCGAGCCCTATTTCATCCTCAAGGCGACCAATGGCCAGGAGGTCGGGCGCAGCGAATACTATTCCTCCAAGGCGGCCATGGAGAACGGCATTGCCTCGGTAAGCAAAAATGCCCCCGACGCCAAGGTCGACGATATTACCGCGTAA
- a CDS encoding methyltransferase, which produces MDRSSRNRLTRHQLPLFATDTLFDRLARAVCEAGCLPRKELFEAWEVARRVRRRFRGGRVVDLACGHGLLAYILLLLDDTSPQALAVDRQLPQSAGTLSAVLEAAWPRLGGRVTFVSTDIDSVALGPGDLVVSVHACGGLTDLVLERAVNAGARVAVLPCCHHLDSGDTGGLQGWMDGALAMDATRAASLGRRGYRVHTQTIPADITPKNRLLLAEPL; this is translated from the coding sequence ATGGATCGCTCTTCCCGCAATCGTCTTACCCGGCACCAGCTGCCCCTCTTTGCCACCGATACCCTCTTTGACCGCCTCGCGCGGGCGGTCTGTGAGGCCGGCTGCCTGCCGCGCAAAGAGCTGTTCGAGGCCTGGGAAGTGGCCCGGCGGGTGCGCCGCCGTTTTCGGGGCGGCCGGGTGGTCGATCTGGCCTGCGGCCATGGTCTGCTGGCCTATATCCTGCTGCTGCTGGACGACACCTCGCCGCAGGCCCTGGCCGTCGACCGGCAGCTGCCCCAGAGCGCCGGGACCCTGTCGGCAGTGTTAGAGGCCGCCTGGCCCCGTCTTGGCGGTCGGGTGACCTTCGTTTCGACCGATATCGACAGCGTGGCGCTTGGCCCCGGTGACCTGGTGGTTTCCGTCCATGCCTGCGGCGGGCTCACCGATCTGGTGCTGGAGAGGGCGGTGAACGCCGGCGCGCGGGTGGCCGTGCTCCCCTGCTGCCACCACCTCGATAGCGGCGATACGGGTGGCCTGCAGGGGTGGATGGACGGCGCCCTGGCCATGGACGCCACGCGAGCAGCGAGTCTTGGCCGCCGGGGCTACCGGGTGCATACCCAGACCATCCCGGCGGATATCACGCCGAAGAACCGTCTGCTGCTGGCAGAGCCGCTATGA
- a CDS encoding RsmD family RNA methyltransferase, translating to MHHHRYWFEAEVARQVLAALDRGEPRVEISVDLNLSRATFTLQGDALVLDDDNLLQREDLQRIESKKNRIFLLEGGELVVLENRDEGYYKLVPTAQAPLLEISGVKMHISKGINPFESAGQMAAQVVKKGDRVLDTCGGLGYAALAALRLGARQVVTVERSETVMALRRQNPWSQGLSAPGIQSVQADVDTYIRELAAASFEAVIHDPPRFSLAGELYGIDFYREIHRILTRRGGLFHYTGNPQLVRRGSSFVDQAVQRLKKAGFTRVEKVPALMGVRAWK from the coding sequence ATGCATCACCACAGATACTGGTTTGAGGCCGAGGTCGCCCGGCAGGTGCTGGCGGCACTGGACAGGGGTGAACCCCGGGTGGAAATTTCCGTCGATCTGAATCTCTCCCGCGCCACGTTCACGCTGCAGGGCGACGCCCTGGTGCTCGATGACGACAACCTTCTGCAGCGGGAAGACCTGCAGCGGATCGAGAGCAAAAAGAACCGGATCTTTTTGCTCGAAGGCGGCGAGCTGGTGGTGCTGGAGAACCGGGACGAGGGCTATTACAAGCTTGTGCCAACGGCGCAGGCTCCGCTTCTGGAAATCAGCGGCGTGAAGATGCACATCTCCAAGGGGATCAATCCCTTTGAGAGCGCCGGTCAGATGGCGGCGCAGGTGGTGAAAAAAGGGGATCGGGTGCTCGATACCTGCGGCGGTCTCGGTTATGCGGCGCTGGCGGCGCTTCGGCTGGGAGCCCGTCAGGTCGTGACGGTGGAACGGAGCGAAACGGTCATGGCGCTGCGCCGACAGAACCCCTGGTCGCAGGGGCTGTCCGCCCCCGGCATCCAGTCGGTGCAGGCGGATGTCGACACCTATATCCGCGAGCTCGCAGCAGCCTCCTTCGAAGCGGTCATTCACGATCCCCCGCGCTTTTCCCTGGCCGGCGAGCTTTATGGCATCGATTTTTACCGCGAAATCCACCGTATCCTCACCCGACGGGGCGGGCTCTTTCACTATACCGGCAACCCCCAGCTGGTGCGGCGCGGCAGCAGTTTTGTCGACCAGGCGGTGCAACGCCTGAAAAAGGCCGGCTTCACCCGCGTGGAGAAGGTGCCTGCCCTCATGGGGGTGAGAGCGTGGAAGTAG
- a CDS encoding LL-diaminopimelate aminotransferase, with protein sequence MAHINDHYLKLKAGYLFPEIGRRVREFTTANPEAKVIRLGIGDVTRPLAPAVLKAFHEAIDDLGTTENFHGYGPEQGYDWLINTIIDKSYKPLGVELKTSEMFISDGSKCDCANILDIFALDNKVAIGDPVYPVYNDTNVMVGRTGEADEKGYYKGIVYMPFTEANNFIPDLPKEKVDIIYLCFPNNPTGTVASKEELQKWVDYANANDAVIFYDAAYEAFITTPGIPHSIYEIEGAKKCAIEFRSFSKTAGFTGVRCGLVVVPEAVMGTTEQGEKYSFNKLWNRRTSTKFNGASYPVQRAAAAVYSEEGWQQTKEIIDYYMDNARIIREGLQAAGIACYGGVDAPYIWLKTPAGLSSWDFFDKLLQECHVVGTPGSGFGPSGEGYFRLSAFGDKDKVIEAVDRIKKKWGK encoded by the coding sequence ATGGCTCATATCAACGATCACTATCTGAAACTCAAGGCCGGCTATCTCTTTCCTGAGATCGGCCGCCGCGTGCGTGAATTCACTACCGCTAATCCCGAGGCCAAAGTCATCCGTCTCGGCATCGGCGACGTCACCCGACCTTTGGCGCCCGCCGTGCTCAAGGCTTTTCACGAGGCCATCGACGATCTCGGTACCACCGAAAATTTCCATGGCTACGGTCCCGAGCAGGGCTACGACTGGCTCATCAACACCATCATCGACAAGAGTTACAAGCCCCTTGGTGTTGAGCTGAAGACCTCCGAGATGTTCATCTCCGACGGCTCCAAATGCGACTGCGCCAACATCCTCGACATCTTCGCCCTCGACAACAAGGTGGCTATCGGCGATCCCGTCTATCCGGTCTACAACGACACCAACGTCATGGTCGGCCGTACCGGCGAAGCCGATGAGAAGGGCTACTACAAGGGCATCGTCTACATGCCTTTCACCGAGGCCAACAACTTCATCCCCGACCTGCCCAAAGAGAAGGTCGATATCATCTACCTGTGCTTCCCCAACAACCCCACCGGCACCGTGGCCAGTAAGGAAGAATTGCAGAAATGGGTCGACTACGCCAACGCCAACGACGCCGTCATCTTTTACGACGCCGCCTATGAGGCCTTCATCACCACTCCCGGCATCCCCCACTCCATCTACGAAATCGAGGGCGCCAAAAAGTGCGCCATCGAGTTCCGTTCTTTCTCTAAAACCGCCGGGTTCACTGGCGTGCGCTGCGGTCTGGTCGTCGTCCCCGAAGCGGTCATGGGCACCACCGAGCAGGGTGAGAAGTACTCTTTTAATAAACTGTGGAACCGCCGCACCAGCACCAAGTTCAATGGCGCTTCCTATCCGGTGCAGCGCGCCGCCGCCGCCGTCTACTCAGAGGAAGGCTGGCAGCAGACCAAAGAAATCATCGACTACTACATGGATAACGCCCGCATCATTCGCGAGGGTCTCCAGGCCGCCGGCATCGCCTGCTACGGCGGCGTCGACGCCCCCTACATCTGGCTGAAGACGCCGGCCGGGCTGTCCTCCTGGGACTTCTTCGACAAACTCCTGCAGGAATGCCACGTGGTCGGCACCCCCGGTTCCGGCTTCGGGCCGAGCGGTGAAGGCTACTTCCGCCTCAGCGCCTTCGGCGATAAGGACAAGGTCATCGAAGCGGTGGATCGGATCAAAAAGAAGTGGGGTAAATAA
- the dapB gene encoding 4-hydroxy-tetrahydrodipicolinate reductase, giving the protein MTKVAVTGAAGRMGGRIITAIKEAAGMELAGAAERAGHPMVGHDAGLVSGCGQLGVAIADSLESALAEADVLIDFTFPEVTLENIAVCARLGKSIVIGSTGFTPEQRAKVQEFARTIPVVLAPNMSVGVNACFKLLKETAKILGDGFDVEIVELHHNKKKDSPSGTAVRMGEVVAEALGRDYNQVANYHREGMCGERSKEEIGMQTVRGGDIVGEHTVYFIGMGERIEITHRAMSRDMFARGAVRAAGWLGDKPAGMYDMQDVLELK; this is encoded by the coding sequence ATGACTAAAGTTGCTGTTACCGGAGCGGCCGGACGCATGGGGGGCCGCATCATCACCGCTATCAAGGAAGCGGCTGGCATGGAACTGGCCGGAGCCGCCGAACGCGCCGGACACCCCATGGTCGGCCACGACGCCGGCCTGGTCAGTGGTTGCGGCCAACTGGGCGTCGCCATCGCCGACAGCCTCGAGTCCGCTCTGGCCGAAGCCGATGTGCTCATCGACTTCACCTTCCCCGAAGTCACCCTGGAGAATATCGCCGTCTGCGCCCGCCTCGGCAAGAGCATCGTCATCGGCTCTACCGGCTTTACCCCCGAGCAGCGCGCAAAGGTCCAGGAGTTTGCGAGAACCATCCCGGTGGTGCTGGCTCCGAACATGAGTGTTGGCGTCAATGCCTGCTTCAAGCTGCTCAAGGAGACGGCCAAAATTCTGGGTGACGGCTTCGACGTCGAGATTGTCGAACTGCATCATAACAAGAAAAAAGACTCCCCTTCCGGCACCGCCGTGCGCATGGGTGAAGTGGTCGCCGAGGCCCTCGGACGCGACTACAACCAGGTCGCCAACTATCACCGCGAGGGGATGTGCGGCGAGCGCAGCAAGGAAGAGATCGGCATGCAGACGGTACGCGGCGGCGACATCGTCGGCGAGCACACCGTCTATTTTATCGGCATGGGAGAACGCATCGAGATCACCCACCGCGCCATGAGCCGGGACATGTTCGCCCGCGGGGCTGTGCGCGCCGCCGGCTGGCTCGGTGACAAACCGGCCGGCATGTATGACATGCAGGATGTGCTGGAACTGAAATAA
- a CDS encoding cytochrome-c peroxidase yields MTRLIALLAAALFLPVGPAYAASDSLLSLSQTIFKPLPTEPPAIEGNPATPAKLELGKMLFFDPRLSASQLISCNTCHNVGLAGGDLQETSVGHNWQKGPRNAPTVMNAVFNSAQFWDGRAKDLAEQAKGPVQASVEMNNTPERVLETLNSMPEYVDRFAKAFPGEKSPLTFDNVARAIEVFEALLLTPAPFDSYLRGDAAALTDQEKAGLDLFINKGCAGCHDGVNVGGSGYFPFGVVEKPGSEVMSADDKGRFQVTNTASDAYVFRAPSLRNVALTAPYFHSGKVWSLQEATSIMGSSQLGISLTPGDEKLLVTFMETLNGIQPEIVYPLLPVSTGKTPRPILQ; encoded by the coding sequence ATGACCCGATTGATTGCTTTGCTCGCTGCCGCCTTGTTCCTTCCTGTCGGTCCTGCCTATGCCGCTTCCGATAGTCTCCTGAGCCTCAGCCAGACGATTTTCAAACCGCTGCCCACCGAGCCGCCGGCCATCGAGGGAAATCCGGCGACTCCAGCTAAGCTGGAGTTGGGCAAAATGCTGTTTTTCGATCCGCGGCTGTCTGCCTCCCAGTTGATCAGTTGCAACACCTGTCATAATGTCGGTCTGGCTGGTGGGGACCTGCAGGAGACCTCTGTCGGGCATAACTGGCAGAAAGGGCCGCGCAACGCCCCCACCGTCATGAACGCCGTCTTCAACTCGGCCCAGTTTTGGGACGGCCGCGCCAAAGATCTGGCCGAACAGGCCAAAGGCCCGGTGCAGGCCTCCGTGGAGATGAACAACACCCCCGAGCGGGTGCTCGAAACCCTTAACAGCATGCCCGAGTATGTCGACCGCTTCGCCAAGGCTTTTCCCGGTGAAAAATCCCCGCTGACCTTCGACAACGTCGCCAGGGCCATTGAGGTTTTTGAGGCCCTTTTGCTGACCCCGGCCCCCTTCGATAGCTATCTGCGCGGAGATGCTGCCGCGCTGACGGACCAGGAGAAGGCGGGACTGGATTTGTTCATCAACAAGGGTTGCGCTGGATGCCATGATGGCGTCAATGTGGGCGGCAGCGGCTACTTCCCTTTCGGGGTCGTGGAAAAGCCGGGGAGCGAAGTCATGTCGGCCGATGACAAAGGCCGCTTCCAGGTGACCAACACGGCCAGCGACGCGTACGTCTTTCGCGCTCCTTCGCTGCGTAATGTGGCGCTGACGGCGCCTTATTTCCACTCGGGCAAGGTCTGGAGTCTGCAGGAAGCCACCAGCATCATGGGTTCCTCCCAACTGGGGATTTCCCTCACTCCTGGGGATGAAAAGCTGCTGGTGACCTTCATGGAGACCCTCAATGGCATCCAGCCGGAGATCGTCTATCCGTTGTTGCCGGTGAGTACAGGCAAGACACCGAGGCCGATTCTGCAATAA
- a CDS encoding YheU family protein, which translates to MRPDNNGDGQEEGIDVPYEEIRPEVLRHLIQEFVSRDGADWGETGCTLEDKVEQVLGQLRQKKAKVVFDLQTQTANIVVRR; encoded by the coding sequence ATGAGGCCGGATAATAACGGGGATGGGCAGGAAGAAGGGATCGACGTCCCTTACGAAGAGATCCGACCGGAGGTGCTCCGCCACCTCATCCAGGAGTTCGTCAGCCGGGACGGGGCGGACTGGGGCGAGACCGGCTGTACGCTGGAGGACAAAGTCGAGCAGGTGCTGGGGCAACTCCGGCAGAAGAAAGCCAAAGTGGTCTTCGATCTGCAGACGCAGACCGCCAATATTGTCGTGCGGCGCTGA
- a CDS encoding TerC family protein: MNSLWMWIGFNLFILVLLALDLGVLHRGSKEVKIREALLLSLGYFVLALIFGAGVYLFLGANAGIEFFTGYLLEKSLSVDNIFVFVLIFSHFSVPPRYQHRVLFWGILGALVMRAVLILTGATIIAAFHWVIYIFGAFLVFTGAKMLATINQTPDMEGNRLVLLIRRRFRVTETYEGQRFFVRRNGLLYLTPLMVVLILVEVSDLVFALDSIPAIFAITTDPFIVYTSNVFAILGLRALYFALVGIIHRFHYLKYGLSLVLMVVGAKMLINAAFGKVIPTEAALLITALLIGGSMLISVVKTRRLPKEAAAIEAIQGWVPGSPVKKASGNDDSPTIKR, from the coding sequence GTGAATTCTCTCTGGATGTGGATAGGTTTCAATCTCTTTATACTGGTTCTGCTCGCCTTGGACCTCGGCGTACTTCACCGCGGCAGCAAGGAGGTGAAAATTCGCGAGGCTTTGCTGCTGAGTCTCGGATATTTCGTGCTGGCCCTGATCTTTGGCGCGGGGGTCTATCTTTTTCTCGGCGCGAATGCCGGCATCGAGTTTTTCACCGGTTATCTGCTGGAGAAAAGTCTGAGCGTCGACAATATCTTCGTCTTTGTTCTGATTTTCAGTCATTTTTCCGTGCCGCCCCGCTATCAGCACCGGGTGCTTTTCTGGGGCATTCTGGGTGCCCTGGTGATGCGGGCCGTGCTCATTCTCACCGGAGCGACGATTATCGCGGCGTTCCATTGGGTGATCTATATTTTCGGCGCTTTTCTTGTTTTTACCGGGGCCAAGATGCTGGCGACGATCAATCAGACGCCGGACATGGAGGGCAACCGTCTGGTACTGTTGATCCGTCGTCGTTTCAGGGTCACGGAAACCTATGAAGGTCAGCGCTTCTTCGTTCGCCGCAATGGCCTGTTGTATCTGACCCCTCTGATGGTGGTTCTGATTCTGGTGGAGGTCAGCGACCTGGTATTTGCGCTTGATTCGATCCCGGCCATCTTTGCCATCACCACCGATCCCTTTATCGTCTATACGTCCAACGTCTTTGCCATTCTCGGTCTGCGGGCTCTGTATTTCGCCCTGGTCGGCATCATTCACCGCTTTCACTACCTCAAATACGGGCTTTCCCTGGTCCTGATGGTGGTCGGTGCGAAGATGCTGATCAACGCCGCTTTCGGCAAGGTGATCCCCACCGAGGCGGCCCTGCTGATCACGGCGCTCCTCATCGGAGGATCAATGCTGATCTCCGTGGTCAAGACCCGCCGACTGCCGAAAGAAGCTGCCGCCATAGAGGCAATCCAGGGTTGGGTGCCGGGCAGTCCGGTCAAAAAAGCATCGGGTAACGACGATTCGCCTACGATCAAGCGTTAA
- a CDS encoding GspE/PulE family protein, with protein MPIKAVIKFLNGNECEGILTHPLNPEEAGIELLDGKTSQPATYPFEAICFIRLHDDPSLHPELAKDSAPEDIYTATGDSFRLLLNRGERYFRGVFGYSENPAQTGFTRIFFTRIGLDIKKLNPLLGEVLTKQGAIKEDKLKRGLELQDKLRKQRLGEILTEEGHLRQTSGEAVIAAAKKSGHRATQYRVGDILIEAGLVTRRQVDEARAKQENNRHKKLGSILVEKGWISEDQLLEALAQKFGLRVIDLDEAQVSPEAVRTISRGLIERMQVLPIEVTSNRLVVATSTPTDPTISDNLCFATNRRIELVVASARKIEEHIQRFFYDSEDEIEELIGNLDDVKIEVVEEKEVERVTESDSKVITLVNKILLDAHRRGVSDIHFEPEMGTSPLIVRYRKDGQCYTAHRIGAQYKKAIISRIKIISKLDIAERRRPQSGKIMLKHGREKIEYRVEITPTIGGQEDAVLRVLNAARILSLEQLGVSAHHNERFQALLKKPYGIILCVGPTGSGKTTTLHSAISEINTGNRKIWTAEDPVEITQRGLRQVQVNAKIGFTFEEALRSFLRADPDVIMIGEMRDRVTAKAAIAASLTGHLVFSTLHTNNAPETIVRLIEMGEDPVNFSEAMLGIIAQRLVRRLCNQCKVPYHPSQEEYEQLVASYGEEYFSAHNMPALTDDLMLMRSQGCPTCEGFGYSGRIAIQELLVNSPALKQAIRQRAGAGVLEEVARQEGMRTLRQDGIEKIFQGITDLSQVNMVCL; from the coding sequence GTGCCCATAAAAGCGGTCATAAAATTTCTCAACGGCAATGAATGCGAAGGCATCCTCACCCACCCTCTCAATCCCGAAGAGGCCGGCATAGAACTTCTGGATGGGAAAACTTCGCAGCCGGCAACATACCCCTTCGAGGCGATCTGCTTTATCCGCCTGCATGATGATCCAAGCCTCCATCCAGAGTTGGCCAAGGACTCAGCGCCCGAAGATATTTATACCGCCACGGGAGATAGCTTCCGCCTCCTTCTTAATCGGGGAGAGCGCTATTTCCGGGGCGTTTTCGGCTATTCCGAAAATCCGGCCCAGACCGGTTTCACGCGCATTTTCTTCACGCGTATCGGGCTGGACATCAAAAAACTCAACCCTCTGCTCGGTGAGGTGCTGACCAAACAGGGGGCCATCAAAGAAGACAAGCTCAAGCGGGGCCTGGAACTCCAGGATAAACTGCGAAAACAGCGGCTGGGAGAGATCCTGACCGAAGAGGGGCATCTGCGTCAAACCTCGGGAGAAGCCGTTATCGCCGCCGCCAAAAAATCAGGACATCGCGCCACTCAGTACCGTGTGGGAGACATTCTCATCGAGGCGGGGCTGGTCACACGGCGACAGGTGGATGAAGCTCGTGCCAAGCAGGAGAACAACCGCCACAAGAAACTCGGCTCCATCCTGGTGGAAAAAGGCTGGATTTCGGAGGATCAACTGCTTGAGGCTCTGGCCCAGAAATTCGGCCTGCGGGTCATTGATCTCGACGAAGCCCAGGTCAGCCCGGAAGCCGTGCGCACGATCTCCCGTGGACTCATCGAACGCATGCAGGTGCTGCCCATAGAAGTCACCAGCAACCGGCTCGTCGTGGCCACCTCCACCCCGACCGATCCGACCATAAGCGACAACCTCTGCTTTGCCACCAACCGCCGCATCGAACTGGTCGTCGCCAGCGCCCGTAAAATTGAGGAGCACATCCAGCGCTTCTTCTACGACTCCGAAGACGAAATCGAAGAACTCATCGGCAATCTGGACGACGTAAAAATCGAGGTCGTCGAAGAAAAGGAAGTCGAACGCGTCACCGAGTCGGATTCCAAAGTCATCACCCTGGTCAACAAAATCCTGCTTGATGCCCATCGGCGTGGCGTCTCGGATATCCATTTTGAGCCGGAGATGGGCACCTCACCCCTCATCGTGCGCTACCGCAAAGACGGCCAGTGCTATACGGCCCACCGCATCGGCGCCCAGTACAAGAAAGCTATCATTTCGCGCATCAAGATCATCTCGAAGCTCGACATCGCTGAGCGGCGGCGTCCTCAGTCCGGCAAAATCATGCTCAAGCACGGACGGGAGAAAATCGAATACCGGGTGGAAATCACCCCAACCATCGGTGGCCAGGAAGACGCCGTCCTGCGTGTCCTCAATGCCGCCCGCATCCTCTCCCTTGAACAGCTGGGCGTATCGGCCCATCATAACGAACGCTTTCAGGCCCTGCTGAAAAAACCCTACGGCATTATCCTCTGCGTCGGCCCCACCGGCTCGGGCAAAACCACCACCCTGCATTCGGCTATCTCTGAAATCAACACCGGCAACCGCAAGATCTGGACCGCCGAAGACCCCGTCGAAATCACCCAGCGCGGCCTGCGCCAGGTGCAGGTCAACGCCAAGATCGGTTTCACCTTCGAAGAAGCCCTGCGCTCCTTCCTGCGCGCCGATCCCGACGTCATCATGATCGGTGAAATGCGCGACCGGGTTACCGCCAAGGCCGCCATCGCCGCTTCCCTCACCGGCCACCTGGTCTTTTCCACCCTGCACACCAACAACGCCCCGGAAACCATCGTGCGTCTCATCGAGATGGGCGAAGATCCTGTCAACTTCTCCGAAGCCATGCTCGGCATCATCGCCCAGCGGCTGGTCCGCCGCCTGTGCAACCAGTGCAAGGTGCCCTATCACCCCAGTCAGGAGGAGTACGAGCAGCTGGTCGCCTCCTACGGCGAGGAATACTTCAGCGCCCACAACATGCCGGCGCTGACGGACGACCTCATGCTCATGCGTTCCCAAGGCTGCCCGACCTGTGAAGGCTTCGGCTACAGCGGCCGCATCGCCATTCAGGAGCTGCTGGTCAATTCCCCCGCCCTCAAACAGGCCATCCGCCAGCGCGCCGGCGCCGGTGTTTTAGAGGAGGTCGCGCGGCAGGAAGGCATGAGAACACTGCGCCAGGACGGTATCGAAAAGATCTTCCAGGGGATCACCGACCTGAGCCAGGTGAACATGGTGTGTCTCTGA
- a CDS encoding cytochrome c3 family protein, which translates to MKTVITWCMVFLMATLLSACSKESTPPEETAKPAAETGTVSEEAKEAAAEVKEAAAVAVDAAKTEAEEQAQAAKEATSEMVEKAKTTTDQAVDAVKEQTADVVEETKETAEVAASATQAKVAETAAAVEKAATPESPGVVVYEASMGKVTFNHADHGSRLSCDKCHPTDPPRMVKIDKDIAHTLCTGCHKASGGNAPTSCTACHVK; encoded by the coding sequence ATGAAGACAGTCATCACCTGGTGTATGGTATTTTTAATGGCAACCCTGCTGAGCGCCTGCTCCAAGGAATCAACGCCTCCGGAAGAAACAGCCAAACCCGCCGCCGAAACCGGTACGGTCAGCGAGGAAGCCAAGGAAGCGGCAGCTGAAGTGAAGGAAGCCGCGGCCGTCGCGGTCGACGCAGCCAAGACGGAAGCCGAAGAACAGGCTCAGGCCGCCAAGGAAGCCACTTCAGAGATGGTGGAAAAAGCCAAAACCACGACCGACCAGGCTGTAGATGCCGTCAAAGAGCAGACCGCTGACGTCGTGGAAGAGACGAAAGAGACGGCTGAAGTGGCGGCCAGCGCCACTCAGGCCAAGGTCGCGGAAACGGCGGCCGCTGTAGAAAAAGCCGCCACACCCGAATCCCCAGGCGTAGTCGTCTATGAAGCCAGCATGGGTAAGGTCACTTTCAACCACGCGGACCATGGCAGTCGCCTTAGCTGCGACAAGTGTCACCCTACCGACCCGCCGAGGATGGTAAAAATCGACAAGGACATCGCCCACACGCTGTGCACGGGCTGCCATAAGGCTAGTGGTGGCAACGCTCCTACCTCCTGCACCGCCTGCCACGTCAAATAA
- a CDS encoding hemolysin family protein — MESIWLELAIVLVLILANGFFAGAELAIVSVRRGRIAQLARDGNKKAKVVEQLHTDPHRFLATVQIGVTLVGTMASAVGGAAAIELIKPLLQQSTLGFVSNAAEPLALFVVVGFIAYLSLVLGELVPKALALEYSEGIALFVAGPIRTLARLGGAAVYVLTLSSRMVLRLLGIRATGEQAFITKEEVQHVIAEGHASGAVSLSEQTFIRNVFDFSLIRVREIMVPRPRVVALDLAQDRAEILKTVLESQFSRFPVYRGDVDNVVGFIHSKDVLSLAVQTADFNLDSLLLPAFFVPESKKINGLLREMQRRHVHMAVVVDEYGGMSGIATTEDLLEELVGEIEDEHDGQGLQRIRRLQDGSYLVDGLLPLNDLADLLDFRLPEKRPFDTLAGLILFALGHLPVEGERVVWGSYLLTCVKVTPTSILKVKIEPMRQEGGAEQESA; from the coding sequence ATGGAGAGCATCTGGCTGGAGCTGGCCATTGTTTTGGTCCTCATTTTGGCCAATGGATTTTTTGCGGGAGCGGAACTCGCCATCGTCTCTGTCCGTCGGGGGCGCATCGCCCAACTCGCCAGAGACGGAAATAAAAAGGCTAAAGTGGTGGAGCAGCTCCACACCGATCCGCACCGATTCCTGGCCACGGTACAGATCGGTGTAACGCTTGTTGGCACCATGGCGTCGGCGGTTGGTGGCGCGGCTGCCATTGAACTCATCAAGCCCTTGTTGCAGCAGTCTACGCTCGGCTTTGTCAGCAATGCGGCTGAACCCCTGGCGCTGTTTGTGGTGGTCGGCTTTATCGCCTATCTCTCTCTGGTCCTTGGCGAACTGGTTCCCAAAGCGCTGGCTCTGGAATATTCGGAAGGGATTGCCCTGTTTGTCGCGGGACCCATTCGGACTCTTGCCCGTCTCGGGGGGGCGGCGGTGTACGTGCTGACTCTTTCGAGCCGCATGGTTTTGCGTCTGTTGGGGATCAGGGCCACGGGGGAACAGGCCTTCATCACCAAGGAGGAAGTCCAGCATGTGATCGCCGAGGGGCATGCCTCTGGCGCTGTCTCCCTCAGTGAACAGACGTTTATACGCAACGTGTTCGATTTCTCCCTCATTCGCGTTCGGGAGATCATGGTTCCGCGTCCGCGGGTCGTGGCTTTGGATCTGGCGCAGGATCGCGCCGAAATTCTGAAAACGGTGCTGGAAAGCCAGTTTTCACGCTTTCCGGTTTATCGCGGCGATGTGGATAATGTGGTCGGTTTCATTCACAGCAAGGATGTGCTGAGTCTGGCGGTGCAGACCGCTGACTTCAACCTGGACAGTCTTTTGCTGCCGGCGTTTTTTGTGCCGGAATCAAAGAAAATCAATGGGCTGCTGCGGGAGATGCAGCGTCGGCACGTGCACATGGCGGTTGTTGTCGACGAATACGGGGGAATGAGTGGTATTGCCACCACCGAGGATCTGCTGGAGGAACTGGTAGGCGAAATTGAAGACGAGCACGATGGCCAGGGACTGCAACGTATCCGGCGTCTGCAGGACGGCAGTTATCTGGTGGATGGTCTGCTTCCCCTGAACGATCTGGCTGATCTTCTGGACTTTCGTCTTCCGGAAAAAAGGCCTTTCGACACCCTTGCCGGGTTGATCCTTTTTGCTTTGGGGCATCTTCCCGTTGAGGGGGAAAGAGTGGTGTGGGGAAGTTATCTGCTGACCTGCGTGAAGGTGACGCCAACATCTATTCTCAAGGTTAAAATTGAACCGATGAGACAGGAGGGCGGTGCGGAGCAAGAATCCGCCTAG